TATGCTTGGCGGGCAATGAGTTTGCCACAAATATCAGTGCGGTATAGTGTAGGATCGCGTCCATAAATTGGTTTTCCCTTTTGCCAGACTGATTCAATAGTAAAAAGGGGAAAGGCGCTCCCTTGCCTGTCCGTGTTTGGTCTCCGACTCACTTGTCGGGTTGACGGATTAAAATTCATGTAAAAACAATTTAATTTTGAATGCCAGCCTATCCCATGCTTGCAAAAGGGACGTAATAGAGGAGCTTCTAAAAGATATTATTATCTTTACAATGCAAACTAGTTCTCCTCGCTAAGGGGATGAGCCTTAGCACTTCCATACGCTTGAAGTGTAATCTTTTGGCCAAAGTCAACTGTTCCCGCAGTTGACTTTGGCTTTTTTTTCATCAGCCATTAGGATGGTTACTATGCAAACATAGAAAAAAATAACTTCCTCTTGAACTTAATCTGTGATATTTTCTAGGATGTTATATAACATTAGTGAAATTGTTGCAAGCAATACCAAAGGATACTAATTTTGGCCATGAGCCAAGTACTTCCTGAGGATTATCCCTTACAACTCCAGGGCATTCGAACCCGACATAACCTAACCCAGACACAACTTGCCGAACTCCTAGGTGTGTCTTTTGCGACAGTTAACCGATGGGAAAGAAAACATACCAAACCCTCGCTTGAGACCTGGCAAAAAATTCAGGAAATAGAAGTCGGTGCTATTGTTGCCGAACAGCTTGTATCAGCCAAGCTAGAAAATATTCCTGATACTTTCATTCTTGATTTTTTGGGTAATGCCAAAGCTGCCCGTTCGGTCGTGGAGGGTGAGCGTCTGTCGCAAGGACATCAATACAATCCAGCTTACGCCGTAGAGACAGCGCGTATTGATCCCCTTCCTCATCAACGTGTGGCGGTGTATGAACGGATGCTTTTGCAACCCCGACTGCGCTTTTTGCTAGCTGACGATGCCGGAGCCGGAAAGACAATTATGACCGGCCTCTATATCCGGGAGATGCTTAACCGAAAGTTGCTTCACCGGATATTGATTGTCGCTCCTGCTGGTATTGTGTCGAACTGGCAACGGGAGATGCAAGAGCTCTTCGGATTGTCTTTCAAGATCATGGAGGGAGGGCACGCACGCAGTGAACAAAACCCGTTCCTAGGAAATGAAAGCGATTTCTTGGTGATCAGCGTAGACACGT
This Catalinimonas alkaloidigena DNA region includes the following protein-coding sequences:
- a CDS encoding HNH endonuclease signature motif containing protein, coding for MNFNPSTRQVSRRPNTDRQGSAFPLFTIESVWQKGKPIYGRDPTLYRTDICGKLIARQAYGRTDLSEGWEIDHIKPVAKGGGDELANLQPLQWTTNRAKSDKYPWHCS